One part of the Procambarus clarkii isolate CNS0578487 unplaced genomic scaffold, FALCON_Pclarkii_2.0 HiC_scaffold_654, whole genome shotgun sequence genome encodes these proteins:
- the LOC138361725 gene encoding uncharacterized protein, with product MPSSTPSILNTYHSSHLPSSILTILHTYNPPNLPSSILTILHTYHPPSLPSYTPTIFHTYHPPSLPSSTPTILLTYHPPSLPSSTPTILHTFHPPHLPSSTPTILHTYHPPHLPSSTLTIFHTYRPPHLPSSTPTILHTYHPPHLPSFIPTILHTYNPLHLPFLPSSTLTIFHSYHPPHLPSSTTSILHTYHSPHLQSSTPTILHTFYLPHLPFSSPTIIHTYHSPHLPSSTPTILHTFYPPHLPSSTPTILHTFYPPNLPSSTPTILLTYHPQHLPSFTHTIFNTFHPPHLPSSTPTILHICYHSLLPSSTPSILNTYHPTHLPSSTPTIFHTYHPPHLPSSTPTILHTNHPPHLQSSHTYHPPHYSPAYLSSRHPIVIN from the coding sequence ATGCCATCCTCCACACCTTCCATCCTCAACACCTACCATTcttcacacctaccatcctccatccttaccatcctccacacctacaatcCTCCCAACCTTCCCTCCTCCATCCTTactatcctccacacctaccatcctccttccttACCATCCTACAcacctaccatcttccacacctaccatcctccatccttaccatcctccacacctaccatcctcctcacctaccatcctccatccttaccatcctccacacctaccatccttcACACattccatcctccacacctaccatcctccacacccaccatcctccacacctatcatcctccacacctaccatcctccacactcaCCATCTTCCACACCTACCGCCCTCCACACCTTCCAtcctctacacctaccatcctccatacctaccatcctccacacctaccatccttcatacctaccatcctccacacctacaatcCTCTACACCTACCATTCTTACCATCCTCCACACTTACCATCTTCCactcctaccatcctccacacctaccatcctccacaacttctatcctccacacctaccattctCCTCATCTAcaatcctccacacctaccatcctccacaccttctATCTTCCACACCTACCATTCTCCTCACCTACCATCATCCACACCTACCattctccacacctaccatcctccacacctaccatcctccacaccttctatcctccacacctaccatcctccacacctaccatcctccacaccttctATCCTCCAAACCTACCATCATCCACACCTACCATTCTCCTTACCTACCATCCTCAACACCTACCATCCTTCACACAtaccatcttcaacaccttcCATCCTCCGCACCTTCCATCCTCAACACCTACCATCCTACACATCTGCTATCATTCACTCCTGCCATCCTCCACACCTTCCATCCTCAACACCTACCATCCTACACAccttccatcctccacacctaccatcttccacacctaccatcctccacacctaccatcttcgacacctaccatcctccacaccaaccatccaccACATCTACAATCctcccacacctaccatcctccacactacTCACCTGCATACCTTTCATCTAGACATCCAATAGTAATTAATTAA